In a single window of the Aridibaculum aurantiacum genome:
- a CDS encoding ComEA family DNA-binding protein, whose product MQRKWQVFVKDYLTFSRKDRISLLIILILGVVIYFSPRYFKKKREPYSHAQFQQELSQLKITIDSSRSFTARRYDDDDHDGHFTTTPYRKEPAVKGELFAFDPNTLDEAGWKRLGLRERTIQTIMKFTGKGFKFRQPEDIRKIYGLRTDEADRLIPYIRIADNGNSTFGKQETPVSTASFTSRPTIANVPRTIDINEADTTALIALPGIGSKLAARIINFRDKLGGFARVEQVAETYALPDSTYMKIKDRLVCRNPNLRTFNINQADVNLLKSHPYLKWNIANAIVAYRQQHGSFKKIEDLKKIDIISNELFDKLAPYVVVAEQ is encoded by the coding sequence ATGCAACGTAAGTGGCAGGTTTTTGTAAAAGACTACCTTACCTTTTCCCGCAAGGATAGGATTAGCTTATTGATCATTTTGATCCTGGGTGTTGTCATCTATTTTTCTCCCCGGTATTTTAAGAAGAAGCGGGAGCCATATAGCCATGCCCAATTTCAGCAGGAACTATCACAGCTTAAGATCACCATTGATAGCAGCCGGTCATTTACAGCAAGAAGATATGATGATGATGATCACGATGGACATTTTACTACTACACCTTATCGTAAAGAGCCTGCTGTAAAAGGAGAGCTCTTTGCTTTCGATCCAAACACATTGGATGAAGCTGGTTGGAAAAGACTGGGTCTGCGTGAAAGAACCATTCAAACCATCATGAAGTTCACTGGTAAAGGTTTTAAGTTTCGGCAGCCGGAAGACATCCGGAAAATATACGGGTTGCGCACTGATGAAGCAGACAGGCTGATACCTTACATCCGAATAGCAGACAATGGCAATTCGACCTTTGGAAAACAAGAAACACCTGTTTCTACTGCCTCCTTTACTTCAAGGCCAACTATCGCCAATGTTCCAAGAACAATAGATATAAACGAAGCAGATACAACTGCACTCATTGCACTTCCGGGGATAGGTAGCAAACTGGCAGCACGTATTATTAATTTCAGGGATAAGCTTGGTGGATTTGCGAGGGTAGAACAGGTAGCTGAAACTTACGCACTTCCTGATTCTACTTACATGAAAATAAAGGACAGGCTGGTATGCAGGAACCCGAACCTAAGAACCTTCAACATTAATCAGGCTGATGTAAACCTGCTGAAGTCACATCCTTACCTGAAGTGGAATATTGCCAATGCTATTGTTGCTTACCGGCAGCAGCATGGTTCGTTCAAGAAGATTGAAGACCTGAAAAAGATAGACATCATCTCTAACGAATTGTTCGATAAGCTGGCGCCATACGTGGTGGTTGCAGAGCAATAA
- a CDS encoding MBL fold metallo-hydrolase, with the protein MTTPPLTITFLGTGTSTGVPMVGCSCSVCLSHDRNDKRLRSSILVQSPTTTIVVDTTPDFRYQMLRANVQELDAVLITHSHKDHVGGIDDTRPFQFFNNRPTEVYGSKMSLEGIRNEIPYAFQELKYPGIPKVTLHEVGEELFYIGDIPIEPIHVWHHKMPVMGFRFGNFTYITDANRIDEAEKEKVKGSEIIVLNALRKEAHISHFTLQEAVDLVHELKIPQAYFTHISHQLGLHQQIMSELPAAVALAYDGLKLYI; encoded by the coding sequence GTGACCACACCACCATTAACCATAACTTTCCTTGGTACAGGCACCAGTACTGGTGTACCCATGGTTGGTTGTAGTTGTTCAGTTTGTCTTTCACATGATAGAAATGATAAGCGCCTTCGCAGCAGCATACTGGTGCAGTCACCTACCACAACCATTGTTGTAGATACTACTCCTGACTTTCGCTACCAAATGCTACGAGCCAATGTACAAGAGCTCGATGCTGTTCTTATCACTCATTCTCACAAAGACCATGTTGGAGGTATAGACGACACCCGGCCTTTCCAGTTTTTCAATAACAGGCCAACCGAGGTGTATGGAAGTAAAATGTCATTGGAAGGAATCCGAAATGAGATCCCTTATGCTTTCCAGGAATTGAAGTACCCCGGCATTCCAAAAGTGACCCTGCATGAGGTAGGCGAGGAGCTGTTTTACATTGGAGATATTCCTATTGAACCCATACATGTATGGCATCATAAGATGCCGGTAATGGGTTTTAGGTTTGGAAATTTTACCTATATAACCGATGCCAACAGGATAGATGAGGCAGAGAAAGAAAAGGTAAAAGGTAGTGAGATTATTGTTTTAAATGCTTTGCGAAAAGAAGCACATATTTCTCATTTCACCCTGCAAGAGGCAGTTGACCTTGTACACGAGCTAAAAATTCCACAGGCTTATTTCACGCATATCAGTCACCAGCTTGGGCTTCACCAGCAAATAATGAGCGAACTTCCAGCAGCTGTTGCTCTTGCATATGATGGATTGAAGCTATATATTTAA
- a CDS encoding HD domain-containing protein, which translates to MASFSRKIINDPVHGFITVSHPLIQQVIAHPYYQRLRRIYQMALAHLVYPGAVHTRLHHSLGAYHLMNSALTELCSKGVEITEEEQVAAKAAILLHDIGHGPFSHALENILLRGVHHETMSLKLMHSMNEQLGGKLTMAIDIFTDKYPKRFLHQLISGQLDVDRMDYLSRDSFFTGVSEGVIGYDRILKMLVVHNGELMIEEKGIFSVEKFLVARRLMYWQVYLHKTVLAAEKMMVKIIERVRYLTEKGDGSLQTHTPIDFFLHRFDGVITDDVLEKFCQMDDYDFMHAIKMWRHHPDTILKTLCTNILDRKLLKVRLQADPINESTLQQKIESACQKLNITQVESGYLAFTGETINTMYTMKDERINILFKNGQVKDISQVDNALIHKTMATPVKKFYICFYE; encoded by the coding sequence ATGGCTTCATTCTCCCGCAAGATCATCAACGATCCCGTTCATGGTTTTATCACTGTTAGTCACCCGCTGATCCAACAGGTGATAGCGCATCCATATTACCAAAGGCTTAGAAGAATTTACCAGATGGCGTTGGCGCATCTTGTTTACCCTGGTGCTGTCCACACCAGGCTGCATCACTCCTTAGGCGCATATCACCTGATGAATAGTGCGCTCACTGAATTATGCAGTAAAGGAGTGGAAATAACCGAAGAAGAACAAGTGGCGGCTAAGGCTGCTATTCTACTTCATGATATAGGACATGGACCTTTCAGCCATGCGCTTGAAAATATTTTGCTGCGCGGTGTACACCACGAAACCATGAGCCTTAAGCTGATGCACAGCATGAATGAACAACTGGGCGGAAAACTAACAATGGCCATCGATATTTTCACTGATAAATACCCGAAGCGTTTTCTGCACCAACTGATAAGTGGACAACTGGATGTAGACCGGATGGATTACCTAAGCCGCGATAGCTTTTTTACCGGTGTAAGCGAAGGCGTAATTGGTTATGATAGAATTTTAAAAATGCTGGTGGTTCACAACGGTGAGCTGATGATAGAAGAAAAAGGAATTTTCAGCGTAGAGAAATTCCTGGTGGCGCGTCGCCTGATGTACTGGCAAGTTTATTTACACAAAACAGTATTGGCTGCAGAGAAAATGATGGTAAAGATCATTGAGCGGGTAAGGTACTTAACAGAAAAAGGAGATGGCTCTTTACAAACGCATACTCCTATTGACTTCTTCCTCCACAGGTTTGATGGTGTTATAACCGACGATGTACTAGAAAAATTCTGCCAGATGGATGATTATGATTTCATGCACGCCATCAAAATGTGGCGCCACCATCCTGATACCATTCTAAAAACTTTATGTACGAATATTCTGGATCGTAAACTTTTGAAAGTGCGACTGCAGGCTGACCCAATAAATGAAAGTACGCTGCAGCAGAAAATTGAAAGTGCTTGTCAGAAGTTAAACATCACCCAAGTGGAAAGCGGGTACCTGGCTTTTACTGGCGAAACCATAAATACCATGTACACCATGAAGGATGAAAGGATCAATATCTTATTCAAAAACGGGCAGGTGAAAGATATTTCGCAGGTAGACAATGCCTTGATACATAAAACAATGGCAACCCCTGTAAAAAAATTCTACATTTGTTTTTATGAATAG
- a CDS encoding bifunctional UDP-3-O-[3-hydroxymyristoyl] N-acetylglucosamine deacetylase/3-hydroxyacyl-ACP dehydratase, whose product MHSNGQTFQHTLATEFSISGPGIHTGHLVNMVVKPAAPNTGINFQRVDLEDRPVVKADVDNVVMTNRSTAIESNGARIYTIEHLMAAFVGMGVDNALVELDGDEVPILDGSAHAFVEAIEKAGVKQQEVAKIFYNIEHNITFVDEERGVEMVALPFTEYRVNALIDFNSPVLGTQHASLKDIKDFKNEIAPCRTFCFFHELEWLLDHDLIKGGDRNNAVVVVDKPVTDNQVKKLKAHFPDIEIPKGQGYLNNAELRFDNEPARHKLLDVIGDLALVGFAFNAHIIASKPGHAANVMFAKKLKEHIKKVKQKGEIPVYDPTKPPLFDVHAIEKLLPHRFPFLLVDKIIELTDTKVVGIKNVTYNEPFFQGHFPGNCVMPGVLLAEALAQCGGILAIPKDTEDKYDTYFLKIDNCKFKQKVVPGDTLILHMELVSPIRRGLVEMKGTIYVAGKIAAEAILVAQIVKRTKQDD is encoded by the coding sequence ATGCACAGTAACGGACAAACATTTCAACATACACTCGCAACAGAATTTAGTATATCGGGACCCGGTATACATACAGGGCACCTGGTAAATATGGTGGTTAAACCTGCGGCTCCTAATACAGGAATAAACTTTCAACGGGTAGACCTGGAAGACAGGCCTGTGGTAAAAGCAGATGTTGACAATGTAGTAATGACCAACCGTAGTACTGCCATTGAGAGCAATGGTGCACGCATTTATACCATTGAGCACCTGATGGCTGCTTTTGTGGGTATGGGTGTAGATAATGCACTGGTAGAACTAGACGGTGATGAAGTTCCAATACTGGATGGTAGCGCACATGCCTTTGTAGAGGCCATTGAAAAAGCTGGTGTAAAACAACAAGAGGTAGCCAAGATATTTTACAATATTGAGCACAACATCACATTTGTAGATGAGGAAAGAGGGGTTGAAATGGTGGCGCTTCCTTTTACTGAATACCGCGTAAATGCGCTAATTGACTTCAATAGTCCTGTACTAGGAACGCAGCATGCAAGCCTGAAAGACATTAAAGACTTTAAGAACGAAATAGCTCCCTGCCGTACATTTTGCTTTTTCCATGAACTGGAGTGGCTGCTGGATCATGACCTGATAAAAGGTGGTGACAGGAACAATGCAGTAGTAGTGGTTGACAAGCCAGTAACCGACAACCAGGTAAAAAAATTAAAAGCACATTTTCCGGATATAGAGATTCCTAAAGGGCAAGGCTACCTGAACAATGCAGAACTAAGATTTGACAATGAGCCGGCTCGTCATAAACTGCTGGATGTAATCGGTGATCTTGCATTGGTTGGATTTGCATTTAACGCTCATATCATAGCAAGCAAACCTGGCCATGCTGCCAATGTGATGTTTGCTAAAAAGCTGAAGGAGCATATTAAAAAAGTGAAGCAAAAAGGTGAGATACCTGTATATGATCCTACGAAGCCGCCGCTTTTTGATGTGCACGCTATAGAAAAGCTTTTGCCTCACCGCTTCCCGTTCCTCTTGGTTGATAAGATCATTGAACTTACCGATACAAAGGTTGTAGGAATTAAGAATGTTACTTACAACGAGCCATTCTTCCAGGGACACTTTCCTGGTAATTGTGTGATGCCAGGTGTTCTACTTGCAGAAGCGTTGGCTCAGTGCGGTGGTATATTAGCCATACCAAAAGACACAGAAGATAAATACGATACTTACTTTCTTAAGATAGACAACTGTAAGTTCAAACAAAAGGTAGTACCTGGCGATACGCTGATCCTGCACATGGAGCTGGTAAGCCCGATAAGAAGAGGACTGGTAGAAATGAAGGGAACTATATACGTAGCGGGTAAAATAGCAGCAGAAGCAATATTGGTTGCTCAAATAGTTAAAAGAACAAAGCAAGATGATTAG
- the lpxD gene encoding UDP-3-O-(3-hydroxymyristoyl)glucosamine N-acyltransferase yields the protein MTFTANQIAVLLQGKIEGEPDCSVDSFGRIEEAKKGQLAFLANPKYEDFLYTTGASVVIVGEKLQLKHPVQSTLIRVADPYSAFASLLHHYQQLKTSQLNGVQEPSYVATTATKGENVYIGAFAYVGDGTSIGNNVKIFPGVFIGNNVKIGDNCIFHPGVKIYHDCVLGKNVVIHSGTVIGGDGFGFAPQADGTFKKVPQIGNVVIEDNVEIGSNATIDRATIGSTVIRAGAKLDNLIQIAHNVEVGTNTVIAAQAGVSGSTKIGNNVMIGGQAGVVGHIQIADGSRINAQSGVSKSIKKPKSSVTGSPAYEYASALRSQAVTRNLPELEKRITDLENLVKQLLEEKAQYNV from the coding sequence ATGACATTTACGGCAAATCAAATAGCGGTTTTACTACAAGGAAAAATAGAAGGAGAACCGGACTGTAGCGTTGATAGTTTTGGCAGAATAGAAGAAGCGAAAAAAGGACAACTTGCGTTTTTAGCCAATCCCAAATACGAAGATTTTTTATATACCACAGGAGCATCCGTCGTTATTGTCGGCGAAAAGCTTCAACTGAAACATCCTGTTCAGAGCACACTTATCCGCGTGGCTGATCCTTACTCCGCTTTTGCCAGTTTACTGCACCATTACCAGCAATTAAAGACCAGCCAGCTCAATGGCGTTCAGGAACCTTCCTATGTGGCAACCACTGCTACCAAAGGTGAAAATGTGTACATCGGCGCTTTCGCCTATGTTGGTGATGGCACGAGCATTGGCAACAATGTGAAAATTTTCCCTGGCGTATTTATTGGCAACAATGTAAAGATTGGCGACAACTGTATTTTTCACCCAGGTGTTAAGATCTACCACGATTGTGTACTCGGCAAAAACGTGGTCATACATTCTGGCACGGTGATAGGCGGCGATGGCTTTGGTTTTGCGCCGCAAGCCGATGGCACTTTCAAAAAGGTTCCGCAGATTGGTAACGTGGTCATAGAAGACAATGTAGAGATCGGCTCTAATGCTACTATTGACCGTGCTACCATTGGTTCTACCGTAATACGCGCTGGTGCCAAGCTTGACAACCTGATACAGATAGCCCACAATGTAGAAGTAGGTACAAACACGGTGATTGCAGCGCAAGCTGGTGTAAGTGGCAGTACCAAAATAGGCAACAACGTAATGATTGGTGGCCAGGCAGGTGTAGTAGGTCATATACAAATAGCTGATGGTAGCCGCATAAACGCTCAAAGCGGCGTAAGCAAAAGCATTAAAAAGCCAAAATCATCTGTTACTGGGTCTCCTGCTTATGAATATGCGAGTGCATTACGCAGCCAGGCTGTTACCCGCAACCTTCCCGAACTTGAAAAAAGAATAACTGACCTGGAAAACCTGGTAAAACAATTACTGGAAGAAAAGGCTCAGTATAATGTATAA
- a CDS encoding response regulator: MALAKILWVDDEIESLQSQKIFLENKGYEVQTLTNGFDAVEYVKENEVDVVLMDESMPGLTGLETLAQIKEVNSAIPVVLITKNETENLMDEAIGNEISDYLIKPVNPNQVWLSLKKIIDNRRLVAEKTTTAYQQQFRHLFMALNNNPDYNDWMDIYKKLVYWELEMEKSDSPEMQEILQSQKQEANTEFFKFVSRNYASWVDPKNPAPVMSHNLLQFKVLPHVEKGVPTFFLLIDNLRFDQWKAIQPMFTENFRILEEETFYSILPTATQYSRNAIFSGLLPMDIEKQFPVEWKNDDEQGGKNLYEETFFKGLLKRLRKEMKYSYTKVVNNNDGLQLVNNIHNLMGNDLNIIIYNFVDMLSHARTEMEVLKELAGDEISYRSITRSWFEHSPLNQALKKIADKKVNLIVATDHGTVKVKTPYKVIGDKATTTNLRYKHGRNLNYEPKDVLAFKDPRQAGLPVPNVNSSYIFAKEDGFLCYPNNYNHFVNYYRNTFQHGGVSMEEMIVPIIKMTSKV, translated from the coding sequence ATGGCCTTAGCAAAAATTTTATGGGTGGACGATGAGATCGAAAGTTTACAAAGCCAGAAGATCTTTTTAGAAAATAAGGGTTACGAGGTACAGACTTTGACCAATGGTTTTGACGCTGTAGAGTATGTGAAGGAAAATGAAGTGGATGTAGTGTTGATGGATGAAAGTATGCCAGGTCTTACTGGTCTTGAAACACTGGCGCAGATAAAAGAAGTAAACAGCGCCATTCCAGTGGTGCTCATCACAAAAAATGAAACAGAAAACCTGATGGACGAAGCCATTGGGAACGAGATAAGCGATTATTTGATAAAGCCGGTTAACCCTAACCAGGTTTGGCTAAGCCTAAAAAAGATAATAGATAATCGCCGGCTGGTAGCAGAGAAAACAACTACAGCTTACCAGCAACAGTTCAGGCATCTGTTCATGGCGCTGAATAACAATCCCGATTACAACGACTGGATGGACATTTATAAAAAGTTGGTGTATTGGGAGCTGGAAATGGAAAAGAGCGATAGCCCTGAGATGCAGGAGATACTACAAAGTCAAAAGCAGGAGGCTAATACTGAGTTCTTCAAGTTTGTGAGTAGGAATTATGCATCTTGGGTTGATCCAAAGAATCCTGCACCGGTAATGAGCCACAACCTGCTGCAGTTTAAAGTGCTGCCACACGTAGAAAAAGGAGTTCCAACTTTTTTCTTATTGATCGATAACCTTCGCTTTGATCAATGGAAAGCAATACAGCCAATGTTCACCGAGAACTTCCGCATACTGGAAGAAGAAACATTCTATAGCATTTTACCAACCGCTACGCAGTATTCGCGCAATGCCATTTTCTCAGGACTGCTGCCCATGGATATTGAAAAGCAATTCCCGGTAGAATGGAAAAATGATGATGAACAGGGTGGAAAGAACCTGTATGAAGAAACGTTCTTCAAGGGCTTGCTGAAGCGATTGAGAAAAGAGATGAAGTATAGCTACACCAAAGTGGTAAATAACAATGATGGTCTTCAACTGGTGAATAATATTCATAACCTGATGGGCAACGACCTGAATATTATTATTTACAATTTTGTAGATATGCTTAGCCATGCTCGCACCGAAATGGAAGTGCTGAAAGAGCTTGCTGGTGATGAGATCAGTTACCGCAGCATTACCCGCAGTTGGTTCGAACACTCACCACTTAACCAGGCGTTGAAAAAGATTGCTGATAAAAAGGTAAACCTTATAGTGGCAACAGATCATGGAACGGTAAAGGTGAAGACACCTTATAAAGTGATAGGAGATAAAGCAACTACAACCAACCTGCGCTATAAGCATGGCCGCAACCTGAATTATGAACCAAAGGATGTGCTTGCATTTAAAGATCCGCGGCAGGCAGGATTGCCGGTGCCTAATGTTAACTCATCGTACATCTTTGCCAAAGAAGATGGCTTCTTATGCTATCCCAATAACTACAATCACTTTGTGAACTATTACCGAAATACATTTCAGCATGGTGGCGTAAGTATGGAAGAGATGATCGTTCCAATTATCAAGATGACAAGCAAGGTCTAA
- a CDS encoding acyl-CoA dehydrogenase family protein codes for MNFETSELTLQVAQTARDYALQHIKPHVMEWDETQQFPVHIFKQLGQLGLMGVLVPEEYGGSGLSYYEYNAVIQEISKVCGSIGLSVAAHNSLCTGHIMLFGNEDQKQRYLPKLASAEYLGAWGLTEPNTGSDAGNMKTTAVRDGDDWVLNGTKSWITHGISGDVAVVICRTGEPRTSGNSTAFIVERGMAGFAGGKKENKLGMRASETAEMIFDNCRISDAQRLGEVGDGFRQAMKVLDGGRISIAALSIGIARGAYEAALQYSKERYQFDQPISNFQGISFKLADMATEIEAAELLTQQACDLKMRGEKMTRQAAMAKYYASEVAVRVSTDAVQVFGGYGYTKDFPVEKHYRDSKLCTIGEGTSEVQKLVIAREVLH; via the coding sequence ATGAATTTTGAAACATCTGAACTGACGCTGCAGGTTGCACAAACTGCGCGTGATTATGCCTTGCAGCACATTAAGCCCCACGTTATGGAGTGGGACGAAACACAACAATTCCCTGTTCATATTTTTAAGCAGCTAGGTCAACTAGGTCTCATGGGTGTATTGGTGCCGGAGGAGTATGGCGGCTCCGGTCTTTCTTACTATGAGTATAATGCCGTAATACAGGAGATATCGAAAGTTTGTGGATCGATAGGACTGAGTGTGGCTGCACATAATTCATTGTGCACCGGCCATATAATGTTGTTTGGCAATGAAGATCAAAAGCAGAGATACCTGCCAAAATTAGCTTCTGCAGAATACCTGGGTGCATGGGGACTTACCGAACCAAACACAGGCAGCGATGCAGGAAATATGAAAACAACTGCAGTACGCGATGGCGATGATTGGGTGCTGAATGGTACTAAAAGCTGGATCACGCATGGTATAAGCGGAGATGTAGCTGTAGTGATCTGCCGTACAGGCGAACCTCGTACCAGTGGCAACAGCACAGCATTTATTGTAGAAAGAGGAATGGCAGGTTTTGCTGGAGGTAAAAAAGAAAATAAACTAGGAATGCGCGCCAGCGAAACTGCAGAAATGATCTTCGACAATTGCCGTATCAGCGATGCGCAGCGGCTAGGTGAAGTAGGAGATGGATTCCGCCAGGCCATGAAGGTTTTAGATGGCGGCCGTATTTCTATTGCAGCATTGAGTATTGGTATAGCACGTGGTGCATACGAAGCTGCCCTTCAGTATTCAAAAGAGCGCTACCAATTCGATCAGCCGATATCAAATTTCCAGGGAATTAGTTTCAAGCTAGCAGATATGGCTACTGAAATAGAGGCAGCCGAATTACTTACGCAGCAAGCATGCGACCTGAAAATGCGCGGTGAAAAAATGACCCGGCAGGCTGCTATGGCTAAATATTATGCAAGTGAGGTAGCTGTAAGAGTTTCTACCGATGCAGTGCAGGTTTTTGGTGGCTACGGCTATACAAAAGATTTTCCTGTAGAAAAACATTACCGCGATAGCAAACTTTGTACAATAGGAGAGGGAACAAGCGAAGTGCAAAAACTGGTAATAGCAAGGGAAGTTCTGCACTAG